One region of Streptomyces subrutilus genomic DNA includes:
- a CDS encoding SpoIIE family protein phosphatase encodes MPTAKVSNLAPDVQPRRRRPVITARAAASFDPLGRSVAAARAFVRDTLQGWGFADIVDDAVVLTSELVTNAVVHAGTRAEVLCLRAGDGVRVEVADRYPERELPLQHPGERPYADPDRENGRGLMLCAALATRWGVEYTATHKHVWFRLDLPDRPVGTRSAGPVVPDQLLPLADSRVRVAVLQIDSAGAVSAWNEDAEHVFGYPSEKVVGRPLAELAAWPQTPGTGTGIAEALALSRWEGSYGIRGADGRVIPVYASHLRVRDAHGEPSIVCLLVHDDERALLQTPVRIPADGSQLTEPRPADPFEVFIGSPAPDDLDGLLQRTVERARDLLDADAAFLLLATDDETELEVRATTGLPSTRQRFARVPVEAGTNRYGSARMPAVHDDLASVPGAVPLLESTGMRSVVTVPLKVEGRLTGSLGVAAEVPGRYSNEEALRLQFAADRIALAVESARLGELERLRRGSLSFLVEASDLLAGTLDRDQTLALMAQMTVPTLATWCAVYTIADQSSDPYLSFVLHEDEERIDGLKALLSRVSPPEPVRGAGARPWPETALAVGGETVVLPLMARNRVIGMLTLGKPSEEHFRQEILELAEDLSRRAALALDNARLYSERTAISRSLQRSLLPPGSPAIPGMEVEVIYRAAGEGNEVGGDFYDVFPIREGAYGFAIGDVCGTGPEAAAVTGLARHALRLLAREGLGGPAVLERLNAAILDEGARSRFLTLLYGELHPQPDGSALMKVVCAGHPLPLRLRPNGEVLPAAEPQPLLGVIDDLDLYEETLTLDPGDVLLCVTDGVTERREGSRMLGDDGLAEVLTTCTGLTAGAVASRVLRAVERFAAEPASDDMAILAFRVPQQREGD; translated from the coding sequence ATGCCGACCGCGAAGGTAAGTAACCTGGCACCCGATGTCCAACCGCGTCGAAGGAGACCAGTGATCACGGCACGGGCGGCTGCCAGCTTCGACCCCCTCGGGCGCTCCGTCGCCGCCGCCCGCGCGTTCGTCCGCGACACCCTGCAGGGCTGGGGTTTCGCGGACATCGTCGACGACGCGGTGGTGCTCACCAGCGAGCTCGTCACCAATGCCGTCGTCCACGCCGGAACCCGGGCCGAGGTCCTGTGCCTGCGCGCGGGGGACGGCGTACGCGTCGAGGTCGCCGACCGCTACCCGGAGCGCGAGCTCCCGCTCCAGCACCCCGGCGAGCGCCCCTACGCCGACCCCGACCGCGAGAACGGCCGCGGCCTGATGCTCTGCGCCGCCCTCGCCACCCGCTGGGGCGTCGAGTACACCGCCACCCACAAGCACGTGTGGTTCCGCCTCGACCTCCCGGACCGGCCGGTCGGTACCCGCTCCGCGGGCCCCGTCGTCCCCGACCAGCTGCTCCCCCTCGCCGACAGCCGGGTCCGCGTCGCCGTCCTGCAGATCGACTCCGCGGGTGCCGTCTCCGCCTGGAACGAGGACGCCGAGCACGTCTTCGGCTACCCCTCCGAGAAGGTCGTCGGCCGCCCGCTCGCCGAGCTCGCCGCCTGGCCCCAGACCCCCGGCACCGGCACCGGCATCGCCGAGGCACTGGCCCTCTCCCGCTGGGAGGGCAGCTACGGCATCCGCGGCGCCGACGGCCGCGTCATCCCCGTTTACGCCTCCCACCTGCGGGTACGCGACGCCCATGGCGAGCCCTCCATCGTCTGCCTCCTCGTCCACGACGACGAGCGCGCCCTCCTCCAGACCCCGGTACGGATCCCGGCCGACGGCAGCCAGCTCACCGAGCCCCGCCCCGCCGACCCGTTCGAGGTCTTCATCGGCTCGCCCGCCCCCGACGACCTCGACGGCCTCCTCCAGCGCACCGTCGAGCGGGCCCGTGACCTCCTCGACGCCGACGCGGCCTTCCTGCTCCTCGCCACCGACGACGAGACCGAGCTGGAGGTCCGCGCCACCACCGGGCTTCCCTCCACCCGCCAGCGCTTCGCCCGCGTCCCCGTCGAGGCCGGCACCAACCGGTACGGCTCGGCCCGCATGCCCGCCGTCCACGACGACCTCGCCTCGGTGCCCGGAGCCGTCCCGCTCCTGGAGTCCACCGGCATGAGGTCCGTGGTGACCGTCCCGCTGAAGGTCGAAGGCCGCCTCACGGGCTCCCTCGGCGTCGCCGCCGAGGTCCCCGGCCGCTACTCGAACGAGGAGGCCCTGCGCCTCCAGTTCGCCGCCGACCGCATCGCCCTGGCCGTCGAGTCCGCCCGCCTCGGGGAGCTCGAGCGCCTGCGCCGCGGCTCGCTCTCCTTCCTCGTCGAGGCCTCCGACCTGCTGGCCGGCACCCTCGACCGGGACCAGACCCTCGCCCTCATGGCGCAGATGACCGTCCCCACGCTGGCCACCTGGTGCGCCGTCTACACGATCGCCGACCAGTCCTCGGATCCGTACCTCTCCTTTGTCCTGCACGAGGACGAGGAGCGCATCGACGGCCTGAAGGCCCTGCTCTCCCGGGTCAGCCCGCCCGAGCCGGTCCGCGGGGCCGGCGCCCGCCCGTGGCCGGAGACGGCTCTCGCGGTGGGCGGCGAGACCGTCGTCCTCCCGCTGATGGCCCGCAACCGCGTGATCGGCATGCTCACCCTCGGCAAGCCCAGTGAGGAGCACTTCCGCCAGGAGATCCTCGAACTCGCCGAGGACCTCTCCCGCCGGGCCGCGCTCGCTCTCGACAACGCACGGCTGTACTCCGAGCGGACGGCCATCAGCCGCTCCCTCCAGCGCAGCCTGCTGCCGCCCGGCTCCCCCGCGATCCCCGGCATGGAGGTCGAGGTCATCTACCGCGCGGCCGGCGAGGGCAACGAGGTGGGCGGCGACTTCTACGATGTCTTCCCGATCCGCGAGGGCGCGTACGGCTTCGCCATCGGCGACGTCTGCGGAACGGGCCCGGAGGCGGCCGCGGTCACGGGCCTGGCCCGTCACGCCCTGCGCCTGCTGGCCCGCGAGGGCCTGGGCGGACCCGCCGTCCTCGAACGTCTCAACGCGGCCATCCTCGACGAGGGCGCCCGCAGCCGCTTCCTCACCCTCCTCTACGGCGAGCTCCACCCGCAGCCGGACGGCAGCGCGCTGATGAAGGTCGTCTGCGCCGGCCATCCGCTCCCGCTGCGCCTGCGCCCGAACGGCGAGGTACTCCCGGCCGCGGAGCCGCAGCCCCTGCTGGGCGTGATCGACGACCTCGACCTGTACGAGGAGACCCTGACCCTCGACCCGGGTGACGTGCTGCTCTGCGTCACGGACGGCGTGACCGAACGCCGCGAGGGCAGCCGCATGCTCGGGGACGACGGCCTCGCCGAGGTCCTCACCACGTGCACGGGCCTCACCGCGGGTGCGGTCGCCTCCCGTGTCCTGCGCGCGGTGGAGCGCTTCGCCGCCGAGCCCGCCTCGGACGACATGGCGATCCTGGCCTTCCGCGTCCCGCAGCAGCGCGAGGGCGACTGA
- a CDS encoding HAMP domain-containing protein yields the protein MESGAAVRRTGTRPKGGRSRRGGTTEVDTAALNRLLTALVSMRDGNFRKRLTVSGEGVMAEIAAVYNEVADRNLHLTGELSRVRRMVGREGKLSERLETGACEGSWAAAIDASNQLVDDLARPVSEVGRVLSAVAEGDLDQRMDLRTQATEGAGHPLRGEFLKVGRTVNNLVDQLSAFTDEVTRVALEVGTEGKLGGQAQVRGMSGSWKDLTDSVNTMAYRLTAQVRDIALVTTAVAKGDLSRKVTVHVAGEMLQLKNTVNTMVDQLSSFSSEVTRVAREVGTEGELGGQAKVPGVAGVWKDLTDSVNTMAGNLTAQVRGIAQVTTAVANGDLSQKVRVSARGEVAQLAETINQMTETLRTFADEVTRVASEVGAKGLLGGQAQVPGAAGTWKDLTDSVNTVFRNLTTQVRDIAQVTTAVANGDLSQKVTVDVAGEMLELKNTVNTMVDQLQSFGAEVTRVAREVGVEGELGGQAQVPGAAGTWKDLTDSVNTAFRNLTGQVRNIAQVTTAVANGDLSQKVTVDVSGEMLQLKNTVNTMVDQLSSFADQVTRMARDVGTEGRLGGQARVEGVSGTWKELTDSVNFMAGNLTSQVRQIAQVTTAVARGDLSQKIDVDARGEILELKNTINTMVDQLSAFAEQVTRVARDVGTEGRLGGQAQVPGVAGVWRDLTDSVNGMAGNLTSQVRNIAQVATAVARGDLSQKIDVDARGEILELKNTLNTMVDQLSNFAEQVTRVAREVGTEGILGGQAEVKGVSGTWKDLTQSVNFMANNLTSQVRNIAEVTTAVAMGDLSKKITVDAKGEILELVTTVNTMVDQLSSFAEQVTRVAREVGTEGILGGQARVRGVTGIWKDLSDNVNTMAGNLTAQVRGIAQVSAAVANGDLTKKVTVEARGEVAQLADTVNTMVKTLSSFADEVTRVAREVGTEGRLGGQAHVPGVSGTWKDLTDSVNFMASNLTGQVRQIAMVTTAIAKGDMTKKIDIDARGEILELKTTINTMVDQLSSFADQVTRVAREVGTEGILGGQARVRDVDGTWRDLTESVNEMAGNLTRQVRAIAAVATAVTRGDLSLKVDVDAAGEIQVLQDNINTMIVNLRDTTLANKEQDWLKGNLARISALMQGRRELDDVASLIMSELTPVVSAQHGAFFLALPAGGTNEIGTEGGADGSYELRMRGSYAYAGGQVPTSFRPGEGLIGTVAQEKRTILVENTPPGYLKISSGLGEAPPAHVIVLPVLFEGKVLGVIELASFTPFTQIQKDFLSQIAEMIGTSVNTISVNSKTEMLLKQSQEMTEQLRERSDELENRQKALQAANAELEEKAELLAQQNRDIEVKNTEIEEARQVLEERAEQLAVSMRYKSEFLANMSHELRTPLNSLLILAKLLADNADGNLSGKQVEFAETIHGAGSDLLQLINDILDLSKVEAGKMDVSPTRIALVQLVDYVEATFRPLTAEKGLDFSVRVSPELPATLHTDEQRLLQVLRNLLSNAVKFTDTGAVELVIRPAGADVPTAIREQLLEAGSLREADGDLIAFSVTDTGIGIAASKMLVIFEAFKQADGTTSRKYGGTGLGLSISREIARLLGGEIHAASEPGRGSTFTLYLPLHPSELPPQGYAPPTPGGARAELYRRPSEEARPALPASPAAPAAPAQAAPGRGERSALPGSEPGQGGAALFRRRRKSLSDLEPRTGVPGQPGVAGPEDGWGSAEEELPVVPRTYDFHGEKVLIVDDDVRNVFALTSVLEQHGLAVLYAENGREGIEVLEQHDDVTVVLMDIMMPEMDGYATTSAIRRMPQFAGLPIIALTAKAMKGDREKAIDSGASDYVTKPVDPDYLLSVMEQWMRGK from the coding sequence GTGGAGTCTGGCGCAGCGGTGCGGCGTACGGGAACGCGGCCGAAGGGCGGTCGTTCCCGGCGCGGGGGGACGACCGAGGTCGATACCGCCGCTCTGAACCGGCTGCTCACGGCCCTGGTGTCGATGCGGGACGGGAACTTCCGCAAGCGGCTGACGGTGTCCGGCGAGGGCGTGATGGCGGAGATCGCCGCCGTCTACAACGAGGTCGCCGACCGCAACCTGCACCTGACCGGGGAGCTGTCGCGGGTCCGCAGGATGGTGGGCCGCGAGGGCAAGCTGAGCGAACGGCTGGAAACCGGTGCCTGTGAGGGCTCCTGGGCCGCCGCGATCGACGCGTCGAACCAGTTGGTGGACGACCTGGCCCGGCCGGTGTCCGAGGTGGGCCGGGTGCTGTCGGCGGTGGCCGAGGGCGATCTGGACCAGCGGATGGATCTGCGGACCCAGGCCACGGAGGGCGCGGGGCATCCGCTGCGCGGTGAGTTCCTGAAGGTCGGGCGTACGGTCAACAACCTGGTCGACCAGCTGTCCGCGTTCACCGACGAGGTGACGCGCGTGGCGCTGGAGGTGGGTACCGAGGGCAAGCTCGGCGGTCAGGCCCAGGTGCGCGGAATGTCGGGTTCTTGGAAGGATCTGACCGACTCCGTCAACACGATGGCGTACCGGCTCACCGCGCAGGTGCGTGATATCGCTCTCGTGACGACGGCGGTGGCCAAGGGTGATCTGTCGCGCAAGGTCACCGTGCACGTGGCCGGCGAGATGCTCCAGCTGAAGAACACCGTGAACACCATGGTGGACCAGCTGTCCTCGTTCTCCTCCGAGGTGACCCGCGTGGCCCGCGAGGTCGGTACGGAGGGGGAGCTGGGCGGCCAGGCGAAGGTGCCCGGGGTCGCCGGTGTGTGGAAGGACCTGACCGACTCCGTCAACACGATGGCGGGCAACCTGACGGCTCAGGTGCGCGGGATCGCACAGGTGACGACGGCGGTCGCGAACGGCGACCTGTCGCAGAAGGTACGGGTGAGCGCGCGCGGCGAGGTCGCGCAGCTGGCCGAAACGATCAATCAGATGACGGAGACCCTGCGGACCTTCGCGGACGAGGTCACGCGCGTCGCCAGCGAGGTCGGGGCCAAGGGTCTGCTCGGCGGTCAGGCGCAGGTGCCGGGTGCGGCGGGGACGTGGAAGGACCTCACCGATTCGGTGAACACGGTCTTCCGCAATCTGACCACGCAGGTGCGGGACATCGCGCAGGTGACGACGGCGGTGGCCAACGGCGACCTGTCGCAGAAGGTCACGGTCGACGTGGCCGGCGAGATGCTGGAGTTGAAGAACACCGTCAACACGATGGTGGACCAGCTCCAGTCCTTCGGTGCGGAAGTGACGCGTGTGGCCCGTGAGGTCGGCGTCGAGGGTGAGCTGGGCGGTCAGGCGCAGGTGCCGGGTGCGGCGGGGACGTGGAAGGACCTCACCGATTCGGTGAACACCGCCTTCCGCAACCTCACCGGCCAGGTCCGCAACATCGCGCAGGTGACGACGGCGGTGGCCAACGGCGACCTGTCGCAGAAGGTCACCGTGGACGTCTCCGGCGAGATGCTCCAGCTGAAGAACACCGTGAACACGATGGTGGACCAGCTGTCCTCCTTCGCCGACCAGGTCACGCGGATGGCGCGGGACGTGGGCACGGAGGGCCGGCTCGGCGGCCAGGCCCGGGTCGAGGGGGTGTCGGGGACCTGGAAGGAGCTCACCGACTCCGTCAACTTCATGGCCGGGAACCTGACCTCGCAGGTGCGCCAGATCGCCCAGGTGACCACGGCGGTGGCGCGCGGCGACCTGTCGCAGAAGATCGACGTGGACGCCCGGGGCGAGATCCTGGAGCTGAAGAACACCATCAACACGATGGTGGACCAGCTCTCGGCCTTCGCGGAGCAGGTCACCCGGGTGGCCCGGGACGTGGGTACCGAGGGCCGGCTCGGCGGTCAGGCGCAGGTGCCCGGCGTGGCCGGCGTATGGCGTGACCTGACGGACTCGGTGAACGGCATGGCCGGGAACCTGACCTCGCAGGTGCGCAACATCGCGCAGGTCGCCACGGCGGTGGCGCGCGGGGACCTGTCGCAGAAGATCGACGTGGACGCCCGGGGCGAGATCCTGGAGCTGAAGAACACCCTCAACACGATGGTCGACCAGCTCTCGAACTTCGCGGAGCAGGTGACCCGGGTGGCGCGGGAGGTGGGTACCGAGGGCATCCTCGGCGGCCAGGCGGAGGTGAAGGGTGTCTCCGGCACCTGGAAGGACCTCACCCAGTCCGTGAACTTCATGGCCAACAACCTGACCTCGCAGGTGCGCAACATCGCCGAGGTGACCACGGCGGTGGCCATGGGCGACCTGTCCAAGAAGATCACCGTCGACGCGAAGGGCGAGATCCTCGAACTGGTCACCACCGTCAACACGATGGTGGACCAGCTGTCGTCGTTCGCGGAGCAGGTGACGCGGGTGGCGCGCGAGGTGGGTACCGAGGGCATCCTCGGCGGGCAGGCGCGGGTGCGCGGGGTCACCGGCATCTGGAAGGACCTCAGCGACAACGTCAACACCATGGCCGGGAACCTGACGGCGCAGGTGCGCGGGATCGCCCAGGTCTCGGCGGCGGTGGCCAACGGCGACCTGACGAAGAAGGTCACCGTCGAGGCGCGCGGCGAGGTCGCGCAGCTCGCCGACACGGTCAACACGATGGTGAAGACCCTGTCGTCCTTCGCCGACGAGGTCACGCGCGTGGCCCGTGAGGTGGGTACGGAGGGCCGCCTGGGCGGCCAGGCGCACGTGCCGGGCGTCTCGGGGACGTGGAAGGACCTCACCGACTCGGTGAACTTCATGGCCTCCAACCTGACCGGTCAGGTGCGGCAGATCGCCATGGTCACGACCGCCATCGCCAAGGGCGACATGACCAAGAAGATCGACATCGACGCGCGCGGCGAGATCCTGGAGCTGAAGACCACCATCAACACGATGGTCGACCAGCTGTCCTCGTTCGCCGACCAGGTGACGCGGGTGGCCCGCGAGGTGGGCACCGAGGGCATCCTGGGCGGCCAGGCCCGGGTCCGGGACGTCGACGGCACCTGGCGGGACCTCACGGAGTCCGTGAACGAGATGGCCGGGAACCTCACCCGGCAGGTCCGCGCCATCGCGGCCGTGGCCACCGCGGTGACCCGTGGCGATCTCAGCCTGAAGGTCGACGTGGACGCCGCGGGCGAGATCCAGGTCCTCCAGGACAACATCAACACGATGATTGTCAACCTGCGCGACACCACCTTGGCCAACAAGGAGCAGGACTGGCTCAAGGGGAACCTGGCGCGGATCTCCGCGCTGATGCAGGGCCGCCGCGAACTCGACGACGTCGCCTCGCTGATCATGAGCGAGCTGACGCCGGTGGTCTCGGCGCAGCACGGTGCCTTCTTCCTGGCCCTGCCGGCCGGCGGCACCAACGAGATCGGCACGGAGGGCGGTGCGGACGGCTCGTACGAGCTGCGGATGCGCGGAAGTTACGCGTACGCCGGAGGCCAGGTGCCCACCTCCTTCCGGCCGGGGGAGGGGCTGATCGGGACGGTCGCGCAGGAGAAGCGGACGATCCTGGTCGAGAACACCCCGCCCGGCTACCTGAAGATCTCCTCGGGGCTCGGCGAGGCGCCGCCCGCGCACGTGATCGTGCTGCCGGTGCTCTTCGAGGGGAAGGTGCTCGGCGTCATCGAGCTGGCGTCCTTCACGCCGTTCACGCAGATCCAGAAGGACTTCCTCAGCCAGATCGCCGAGATGATCGGTACCAGCGTCAACACCATCAGCGTCAACTCCAAGACGGAGATGCTGCTGAAGCAGTCGCAGGAGATGACCGAGCAGCTGCGGGAGCGCTCCGACGAGCTGGAGAACCGGCAGAAGGCCCTGCAGGCCGCGAACGCGGAGCTGGAGGAGAAGGCCGAGCTGCTGGCCCAGCAGAACCGGGACATCGAGGTGAAGAACACCGAGATCGAGGAGGCCCGGCAGGTCCTGGAGGAGCGCGCCGAGCAGCTCGCGGTCTCGATGCGCTACAAGTCCGAGTTCCTCGCGAACATGTCGCACGAGCTGCGGACCCCGCTCAACTCGCTGCTGATCCTGGCCAAGCTGCTCGCCGACAACGCGGACGGGAACCTGTCGGGCAAGCAGGTGGAGTTCGCCGAGACCATCCACGGCGCCGGCTCGGACCTGCTCCAGCTGATCAACGACATCCTCGACCTGTCGAAGGTCGAGGCCGGGAAGATGGACGTCTCGCCGACGCGGATCGCGCTGGTCCAGCTCGTGGACTACGTGGAGGCCACCTTCCGGCCGCTGACCGCGGAGAAGGGGCTGGACTTCTCGGTGCGGGTCTCGCCGGAGCTGCCGGCCACGTTGCACACCGACGAGCAGCGGCTGCTGCAGGTGCTGCGCAACCTGCTGTCCAACGCGGTGAAGTTCACCGACACCGGGGCGGTGGAGCTGGTGATCCGGCCGGCCGGGGCCGATGTCCCGACGGCGATCCGCGAGCAGCTGCTGGAGGCCGGCTCGCTGCGGGAGGCCGACGGGGACCTGATCGCCTTCTCGGTGACCGACACCGGCATCGGGATCGCGGCGAGCAAGATGCTGGTGATCTTCGAGGCGTTCAAGCAGGCCGACGGTACGACGAGCCGCAAGTACGGGGGCACGGGCCTCGGCCTGTCCATCAGCCGGGAGATCGCCCGGCTGCTCGGCGGGGAGATCCACGCGGCCAGCGAGCCCGGCCGCGGCTCCACCTTCACGCTGTACCTGCCGCTGCACCCGAGCGAGCTGCCCCCTCAGGGGTACGCGCCGCCCACGCCCGGCGGTGCCCGTGCCGAGCTGTACCGCAGGCCCTCCGAGGAGGCGCGGCCCGCGCTGCCCGCCTCCCCCGCGGCGCCGGCGGCTCCGGCGCAGGCCGCTCCCGGCCGGGGGGAGCGCTCGGCCCTGCCGGGCTCGGAGCCGGGCCAGGGCGGGGCGGCGCTGTTCCGGCGCCGGCGCAAGTCGCTGAGCGACCTGGAGCCGCGTACGGGCGTGCCGGGGCAGCCCGGGGTGGCGGGGCCCGAGGACGGCTGGGGCAGCGCCGAGGAGGAGCTCCCGGTCGTGCCGCGGACGTACGACTTCCACGGTGAGAAGGTCCTCATCGTGGACGACGACGTGCGCAACGTCTTCGCGCTGACCAGCGTGCTGGAGCAGCACGGGCTGGCCGTGCTGTACGCGGAGAACGGCCGCGAGGGCATCGAGGTCCTGGAGCAGCACGACGACGTGACGGTCGTGCTGATGGACATCATGATGCCGGAGATGGACGGCTATGCGACGACCTCGGCGATCCGGCGGATGCCGCAGTTCGCCGGGCTGCCGATCATCGCGCTGACGGCGAAGGCGATGAAGGGGGACCGGGAGAAGGCGATCGACTCCGGTGCTTCCGACTACGTCACCAAGCCGGTCGACCCCGATTATCTGCTGTCGGTGATGGAGCAGTGGATGCGCGGCAAGTGA
- a CDS encoding response regulator: protein MVQKAKILLVDDRPENLLALEAILSALDQTLVRASSGEEALKALLTDDFAVILLDVQMPGMDGFETAAHIKRRERTRDIPIIFLTAINHGPHHTFRGYAAGAVDYISKPFDPWVLRAKVSVFVELYTKNCQLREQAALLRLQLEGGGANGVDGSKEAAGLLAELSARLAAVEEQAEALTKQLGEDSAEAAVVATAAHLERKLTGLRRALDALEPGAGGGSVLPVQG from the coding sequence ATGGTGCAGAAGGCCAAGATCCTCCTGGTCGACGACCGGCCGGAGAATCTGCTGGCGCTGGAGGCCATCCTCTCCGCGCTCGATCAGACACTGGTCCGGGCGTCGTCGGGTGAGGAAGCGCTCAAGGCGCTGCTGACGGACGATTTCGCGGTCATCCTGCTGGATGTGCAGATGCCGGGGATGGACGGATTCGAAACGGCTGCGCACATCAAGCGCCGGGAGCGGACCCGGGACATCCCGATCATCTTCCTGACCGCGATCAACCACGGTCCGCACCACACCTTCCGCGGTTACGCGGCGGGAGCGGTGGACTACATCTCCAAGCCCTTCGACCCGTGGGTGCTGCGGGCCAAGGTCTCGGTCTTCGTGGAGCTGTACACGAAGAACTGCCAGCTGCGCGAGCAGGCGGCGCTGCTCCGCCTCCAGCTCGAGGGCGGCGGTGCGAACGGCGTGGACGGCAGCAAGGAGGCGGCCGGACTGCTGGCCGAGCTCTCCGCGCGGCTCGCCGCGGTCGAGGAGCAGGCGGAGGCGCTGACCAAGCAGCTCGGCGAGGATTCGGCCGAGGCGGCGGTGGTGGCGACCGCGGCCCATCTGGAGCGCAAGCTGACCGGGCTGCGGCGGGCGCTGGACGCGCTGGAGCCCGGGGCCGGCGGGGGATCCGTACTGCCCGTGCAGGGCTGA